A single window of Martelella sp. NC20 DNA harbors:
- a CDS encoding DUF924 family protein, which produces MSEFISEAAVPEQVLAFWFEELTPKDWFQPDDVAALDRAILYRFFSTHKALAQKVDGAWRASPEAQLAAVIVLDQFPRNIYRATPMAFATDRLALREAKFAVASGADAAVPEDRRAFFYMPFEHSEKLKDQKRSVELFKALGNEEYTRFAESHRDVIARFGRFPHRNAILKRRSTPDERRYLSSDENTGWGQK; this is translated from the coding sequence ATGAGCGAATTCATCAGTGAGGCGGCGGTTCCCGAACAGGTGCTTGCATTCTGGTTTGAGGAACTGACGCCGAAGGACTGGTTCCAGCCCGACGATGTGGCAGCGCTCGACCGCGCTATCCTCTATCGCTTCTTCTCCACTCACAAGGCTCTGGCGCAAAAGGTCGACGGCGCGTGGCGCGCGAGCCCCGAGGCGCAGCTTGCCGCCGTGATCGTGCTCGATCAGTTCCCCCGCAATATCTACCGCGCGACGCCGATGGCCTTTGCCACCGACCGGCTGGCGCTGAGGGAAGCCAAATTCGCGGTGGCCAGCGGCGCCGATGCCGCGGTGCCGGAGGACCGGCGCGCCTTCTTCTATATGCCGTTCGAGCATTCCGAAAAGCTGAAGGACCAGAAACGCTCCGTCGAGCTTTTCAAGGCGCTCGGCAACGAGGAATATACCCGCTTCGCCGAAAGCCACCGGGACGTGATCGCCCGGTTCGGCCGCTTTCCGCACCGCAACGCGATCCTGAAGCGCCGTTCGACCCCCGACGAGCGGCGCTATCTTTCGAGCGATGAAAATACCGGCTGGGGTCAGAAGTGA